The genome window CTTTGAAAATATTGACCTCACACTGGCCTCGAGCGATCTACCGATGATGGACGATTGGATGGATCGTAGACGTCACTTTCACGTCTATCTAAGAAATGCAACTGACCTCAAACGCCTACTCGTCGGCTTGCAAAAAAAGTTAAAACCATCGGACACTTATAGTGTAGTCGAAGCGGATATTTGCAGAGCGGATCTAAACGTCGAAATCGAGCTTACAATTTCCCCTGAGGATCCAGTTGTTTAAAAATGGAAGCCCGCAGCTTGGGGACATCCACTTTACCTCTGCGGGTAACAGGAAACGCATCGAAATACATCCATTTCGATGGAACCTTCCATGCGGGTAGGCGCAATTTCAGGGCATCAGTAATGCTTGATGCAGCAAGCGACGAAACGACCGACGCGAGCACACGCGTGCGCCCTCTGCCATCTCGATAATCAGTCACATAGGCAGCGTCGACTCCCTCTTGGCTCAGCAAGAAGCGCTCGATTTCACTCAGATTCAAACGTTTCCCAGCAAGCTTGATATAACGGGAGCCTCGTCCAACCAAAGCAATGTTTCCGTTGGGTAATACAGTTGCTAGATCTGCAACCAAATAGGCCGCTTGATCCTCGTGGCGTCGAACATTATTCCTCTGAACCACTGCCCCACTGGAAACCCAAAGCCGCCCAGACGCAGCTGTTTGAACCTGCACACCTTCAAGCGGCGCACCGATTGAACCTCCCGAAAGCGCCTCATCTCCTGTTCGATCGTAGGCAATCCCTCCAGTTTCCGAAGTGCCATAGAAATTATGTATCTTCGCTCCAAATGCTTGATAGAAGGCCTGTGCCTGCTCTGCCTTCAACGGACTCCCCGCTGAAATCCACGTTCGTATCGAGGCGAGTTGAGCACACGGGACTTTCGCCCGAACCAAGCCATCGAGAATGACAGGCACAGCAGGAAAGATGGTTGCGCCAGAAGCATGAATCGTTTCGGCGAGGCTATACGGCAAAAAATCCTGAGACGTCACGATGGCAGTTCCCTGTAAAATCAGCGGCATCACGAGATTTCCCAACGCATAGGAATGCCCCAAAGGGATGGTCGCCAAATTGATGTCATCTGGGCGAATGCCCATCGTTTTCACGATGTTTTCCCCATCTGCAATCATTTGCTTCGATTCGAAAAACAGTGGTCGAGGCTCACCCGTGCTGCCAGATGTCAGCTTAATCAAAGAAGCGGGCCTGCGAACAGTCGCCCCAGCGAACGCTTGAATCTGCCGCTGCTGCCATAATGCAATGACGTGCAATGACTCGCAAATCGCTCGAACACCCGTCTCTGGCACATCGAAATCGATGGGCAACGCGATCGCACCGACAGCTTGGCAAGTGATAAACGCCTCAAGCCATTCGCGAGCATCCTGTAAGTGTATGGCAACAATCCGGTTGCGCCAGCCTGAGATACCAGGGATCGAAGCGATGTTACGCTCCACCCTGCCCTGCAACTCCATAAATGAAAGCGTTCGACCATCAGGAAATGAACGAATTGCTAATTTATTCGAATTTTCGAATACCGTTTGCTGCCATCTTGAATACATCGTGCTTAAGTCGCGGATTCTTCCCCCTCCACATAGACAGAAAAACGAGCTTCACAGAGCAATATGCCCGCGACTGTCTGACATTTTCCCTCAAAAAAAATCAACCCATCCTGAGCCTCAGAAAGCGCCACGACCTCCGTCTGATAGGGCATCACGGCCGGTAATGCGCGTTCATTCAGATCACAATTTTGAACAAGAACAAGCATGCCAGAACGAGGACCTTCCTCCGCCTCTTTGACATAGGCAAGCCACGCTGCAGCACTCTGAGCCATCGCCTCGACCAGAGCCTCCCCAACCACGGGTGCACTCTGAGAGGCGATACATCTGGTCTGAATGGTCTTCTCGTCGACCGAATCGATTCGCTCGACCATCACAGCAGCTTCTCCATGTGGTAGGCGTTTGAGGTAGCGATCAGTCAGTCCATCTCGACGTTTCAACAAAGGCCAGCCAGCGGCAATGAGCAGTAATGTCATTGAGATCAGCAAGAGAACGGTCACTGCGAACTGGCTAACCGCTGGTATATGACTCAAGGCCAGTAGGCCAAAAACCGCACCGGTCGTCAGCGCCGAGATAGTAATCGACGCAGGTAATCGATGCTGATTCCAATGGGACTCCACCGCAAACAATGCGTAATCGAGGCTGATACAAAAGGCAACAAGCCCCCCCACTAAATGAAAAAGCCCAAGCTCTCCGCCGAGGTAGCCCCCCACCCCCACGGCGGCTAAGACTGCACACATTGTAATCGCCAAAGAGAATGCACCGCGCACGAGTCCATAAGAAATGAGCACGCCGAGTATCAGTAACAACAATCCAACCCCCGCGAAGTATAGCATATGATGGCGATACTCTGAGAATGCCTCAGACAACATATCCCCCTGATCGAGCAAAAGGACTCCTGGCGTCTCTGGGACGACTGCCCCCTCGGGCAACACAGCCATATACCAAGCGATCTCGGTTCCACTATGAACGAAGTTACTCAGCGGGCCAGGTAAACGATTCGCAAAGTCATCGACCTGTGCCTTGTAATCGGCGACAGTCACCGGAGTCGAAACATAGGTGGACCAGTCATCAACAAACGGAGCAAAGACTGAGAATCGGTAACCGCGTTGTTCTAGCTCACGCGACAAACGCTCGACCAAATCATCCCGTTGACTGAAAAATACCTGCGCCTGTTGAGCATCTGTAAACACAGGCACCCAGCCCCCAGCATTGACTGAATCCTGCTCGGCCCCTTTGACCAACTCGGCGAGTTTGATACGCGCGGCAAAGATGTCCTCAGCGTGCACTAAATAAACACGACTCCCTGTGAGCGGCGAAGAGTCCTCACGTAGACGAGTCTCCAGT of Lentimonas sp. CC4 contains these proteins:
- a CDS encoding class I adenylate-forming enzyme family protein: MYSRWQQTVFENSNKLAIRSFPDGRTLSFMELQGRVERNIASIPGISGWRNRIVAIHLQDAREWLEAFITCQAVGAIALPIDFDVPETGVRAICESLHVIALWQQRQIQAFAGATVRRPASLIKLTSGSTGEPRPLFFESKQMIADGENIVKTMGIRPDDINLATIPLGHSYALGNLVMPLILQGTAIVTSQDFLPYSLAETIHASGATIFPAVPVILDGLVRAKVPCAQLASIRTWISAGSPLKAEQAQAFYQAFGAKIHNFYGTSETGGIAYDRTGDEALSGGSIGAPLEGVQVQTAASGRLWVSSGAVVQRNNVRRHEDQAAYLVADLATVLPNGNIALVGRGSRYIKLAGKRLNLSEIERFLLSQEGVDAAYVTDYRDGRGRTRVLASVVSSLAASSITDALKLRLPAWKVPSKWMYFDAFPVTRRGKVDVPKLRASIFKQLDPQGKL